In bacterium, a single window of DNA contains:
- a CDS encoding FAD-binding protein, with protein sequence MSYPSTMQDSLNRLVAGREKRMTETFPRATAEAKEALLKGFHPDYRAETFATLHIGPNAGDRTPRELAQLLEADSTLPEVPGPQSPVPGLSLDKPDYDCDVLIVGGGGAGCSAAIMADNAGAKVMIATKLRLGDANTMMAQGGIQAADKDVDSPAIHYLDVMGGGHFANTPDLVEALVSDAPESIGWLEDLGAMFDKNPDGSMKTIHGGGTSRRRMHTARDYTGAEIMRTLRDEVRSRNDITLLEFSPAVELLTDARDAVTGAVLQNLNLNRYSVVRAKVVIIATGGSGRLHYQGFPTSNHYGATGDGLVLAYRAGAHLAFIDTMQYHPTGAAYPQQILGLLVTEKVRSIGAQLVNSDGNQFIFPLETRDVVASAIIRECSIGKCLTTPTAVQAVWLDTPMIEIRRGPGTVKRELPAMVRQFGRHGIDIAKEPMLVYPTLHYQNGGVEITADCATNVPDLLVAGEASGGVHGRNRLMGNSLLDVVVFGRRAGSAAAKLAKERTGDLQLGLTHLERWREEMKAKSLGSDIKSPLLLPDYTRKS encoded by the coding sequence ATGAGCTATCCTTCGACCATGCAGGATTCACTGAACCGGCTCGTCGCCGGCCGCGAGAAGCGCATGACTGAGACCTTCCCCCGCGCCACGGCCGAGGCCAAGGAAGCGCTGCTCAAGGGCTTTCACCCCGACTACCGGGCCGAGACTTTCGCGACCCTCCACATCGGCCCGAATGCGGGTGACCGCACCCCGCGCGAACTGGCGCAACTACTTGAGGCCGACTCCACGCTGCCGGAAGTCCCCGGTCCTCAGTCCCCGGTCCCCGGTCTTTCTCTGGACAAGCCCGACTATGACTGCGACGTGCTCATCGTCGGCGGCGGCGGTGCGGGCTGCTCCGCAGCAATCATGGCCGACAACGCCGGCGCCAAAGTGATGATCGCGACCAAGCTCCGTCTCGGCGATGCCAACACCATGATGGCGCAGGGTGGTATCCAGGCCGCAGACAAGGATGTTGATTCACCAGCCATTCACTACCTCGACGTCATGGGCGGCGGCCACTTTGCCAATACGCCCGACCTGGTGGAGGCGCTAGTATCCGATGCGCCCGAGTCCATCGGCTGGCTCGAAGACCTCGGCGCGATGTTCGACAAGAACCCGGATGGCTCGATGAAGACCATCCATGGTGGCGGGACTTCGCGCCGCCGCATGCACACCGCGCGCGACTATACGGGCGCCGAAATCATGCGCACCCTGCGCGACGAGGTCCGTAGCCGCAACGACATCACGCTGCTCGAGTTCTCGCCCGCGGTCGAACTCCTGACTGACGCCAGGGACGCGGTGACCGGCGCGGTGCTGCAGAACCTCAACCTGAACCGCTACTCGGTCGTCCGGGCCAAGGTCGTCATCATTGCTACCGGCGGCAGCGGCAGACTCCACTACCAGGGCTTCCCGACCTCCAATCACTACGGAGCGACCGGCGACGGACTCGTCCTCGCCTACCGCGCGGGAGCGCACCTCGCATTCATCGATACGATGCAGTACCATCCGACCGGCGCCGCCTATCCGCAACAGATACTCGGCCTGCTAGTGACCGAGAAGGTCCGCAGCATCGGCGCGCAACTGGTCAACTCCGATGGCAACCAGTTCATCTTCCCGCTCGAGACACGAGACGTGGTCGCGTCCGCCATCATCCGCGAGTGCAGCATCGGCAAATGCCTCACCACACCGACTGCGGTGCAGGCCGTCTGGCTCGACACGCCGATGATAGAAATCCGGCGCGGGCCCGGCACGGTCAAACGCGAGCTGCCGGCCATGGTCCGTCAGTTCGGCAGACACGGCATCGACATCGCCAAAGAACCGATGCTCGTCTACCCTACGCTCCACTACCAGAACGGCGGAGTCGAGATTACGGCAGACTGCGCGACCAACGTGCCGGACCTGCTGGTCGCCGGCGAAGCCTCGGGTGGAGTCCACGGTCGTAACAGATTGATGGGAAACTCCTTACTGGATGTAGTGGTATTCGGTCGCAGGGCCGGCAGCGCCGC
- a CDS encoding electron transfer flavoprotein subunit alpha/FixB family protein: protein MVLVFCEQREGKLKKVAFEDLCVGYAIAEKRGGDLAAVIVGSGIKGLADEVVKFGVNKVITVDSPSLQFYTPDGYAGAIEKLCREHKPHTVVLSSTVMGKDLSAALAARLETAIIPDCTALEFDEAGNPILTRPVYAGKAITRVKAPSANPLVITMRPRAYGAQPENDKGAQIVASDAAPAELRTKVAEIVKAVIKTVELTEADIIISGGRGMKGPENYVMLEELAGVVNAAVGASRAAVDAGWRDHQFQVGQTGKVVAPSLYIACGISGAIQHLVGMINSKTIVAINKDSEANIFKVADYGIVGDLFKIVPMLTEEFKKQKAA from the coding sequence ATGGTACTCGTATTCTGCGAACAGCGTGAAGGCAAGCTGAAGAAGGTCGCGTTCGAAGACCTCTGTGTCGGCTATGCGATCGCCGAGAAGCGCGGCGGTGATTTGGCCGCGGTGATAGTCGGTTCCGGCATCAAAGGCCTTGCCGACGAAGTCGTGAAGTTCGGCGTGAACAAGGTCATCACCGTCGATTCCCCGTCGCTTCAGTTCTACACACCGGACGGATACGCCGGCGCCATCGAGAAGCTGTGCCGCGAGCACAAGCCTCACACTGTAGTGCTGTCATCAACGGTCATGGGCAAGGACCTGAGCGCCGCGCTTGCCGCCCGCCTCGAGACGGCCATCATCCCGGATTGCACCGCGCTGGAGTTCGATGAGGCGGGCAACCCCATCCTGACCCGGCCGGTCTATGCCGGGAAGGCAATCACGCGAGTCAAAGCACCTTCGGCCAACCCGCTCGTCATAACCATGCGCCCTCGGGCCTATGGTGCTCAGCCCGAGAATGACAAAGGTGCCCAGATCGTCGCAAGCGACGCCGCCCCGGCCGAGCTCCGTACCAAGGTCGCCGAAATCGTGAAGGCGGTAATCAAGACCGTTGAGCTGACCGAGGCTGATATCATCATCTCCGGCGGCCGCGGTATGAAGGGCCCTGAGAACTACGTCATGCTCGAAGAACTGGCCGGAGTAGTCAACGCCGCTGTCGGAGCGTCGCGGGCCGCAGTCGATGCCGGCTGGCGCGACCACCAGTTCCAAGTCGGTCAGACCGGCAAGGTCGTCGCGCCTTCGCTCTACATCGCCTGCGGTATCTCAGGCGCTATCCAGCATCTTGTCGGTATGATCAACTCCAAGACCATCGTTGCCATCAACAAGGACTCGGAAGCCAACATATTCAAGGTGGCTGACTACGGCATCGTCGGCGACCTGTTCAAGATAGTTCCGATGCTGACCGAAGAGTTCAAGAAACAGAAGGCTGCGTAG
- a CDS encoding 4Fe-4S dicluster domain-containing protein, protein MADTNLVDIYIMGERHRVPDSLTILQAFEYAGYKLVRGVGCRGGFCGACATVYRMPGDYHLKFALACQTKVEPDMQLAMIPFYPANRSRYRLSELKGEAKEVLDLYPEMLRCYGCNTCTKSCPQDIDVLGYVSAIVRGDLAAAADISFDCIMCGLCVSRCPAELVKHNAALLCRRIYGRNLAPKSEHLARRCEEIKAGKFNADLAAAKKQSKDELKKRYAERDIEPGE, encoded by the coding sequence ATGGCTGATACCAATCTTGTTGACATTTACATCATGGGCGAGCGGCACCGCGTGCCCGACTCGTTGACGATTCTGCAGGCCTTCGAATATGCCGGGTACAAACTGGTCCGCGGCGTCGGTTGCCGGGGCGGGTTCTGCGGCGCGTGCGCGACGGTGTACCGGATGCCCGGCGACTACCACCTGAAGTTCGCCTTGGCCTGCCAGACCAAAGTCGAGCCCGACATGCAGCTCGCCATGATTCCTTTCTACCCGGCCAACCGCTCCCGCTACCGCCTGTCCGAACTCAAGGGCGAGGCGAAGGAAGTTCTCGACCTCTACCCCGAGATGCTTCGCTGCTACGGGTGCAACACCTGCACCAAGTCCTGCCCGCAGGACATCGACGTGCTCGGCTATGTTTCCGCGATTGTACGCGGCGACCTTGCCGCGGCTGCCGACATCTCATTCGACTGCATCATGTGCGGCCTTTGCGTCTCTCGCTGCCCGGCCGAGCTGGTCAAGCACAACGCGGCCCTGCTCTGCCGCCGCATCTACGGCCGCAACCTTGCCCCCAAATCCGAACACCTTGCCCGCCGCTGCGAGGAGATAAAGGCCGGCAAGTTCAATGCCGACCTCGCAGCAGCCAAGAAGCAGTCCAAGGATGAACTCAAGAAGCGCTACGCCGAGCGCGACATCGAGCCGGGAGAGTGA